The segment GCAGTCAAACACAGATATGGGAATTGAACGTTATGTTCAATTCCCGTTGAAAACGCATGGCCTTCTAAGTGATTAACGCCAATTAATTTTTTGTTTTTTGCCCACGCAAGCGATTTTGCAAAACACACACCAACAAGTAATGATCCGGGCAAGCCTGGTTTGCTGGTAACTGCAACAACATCAATATCATCGAGTGTGATATCTGCTTGTTCAAGTGCTTGGCTGACAATCGGATTAATTTTTTCAAGTTGTGATCGTGATGCAAGTTCCGGCACAACACCGCCAAAATTTTTGTGCAGTTCAATTTGTGAGTACAGCGTGCTTGAAAGTAAACCATTTTCACTGTGGTAGACAGCTGCTGCTGTTTCGTCGCATGAAGTTTCAATGCCAAGAGTAATAAAAGATTTATACATCTTATTTTTCTTAATTGGGGTCCCCATATGTAACAGAGTGAAAGATGGGGTTTTTTATGTTATGAGATCCATAATAAGAATACGTTTTTTATCAGCGACCGTTTGTGTTTTGCGACGTGTTTGAGGATGGATTATTTTAGAATCGAGCGCGGTCAATTCTAATTTTATCAACGCTTCTTGAAAATCTTCTTCCGTTGTACCGAGCTCATCCGTTGCGTTATTAAGATACAGAGTAGGAAGCTCTACGGCTGAACCACCTTTAAAATCTTTAATCCATTCTGGGTAGCATTCAATAATAATTGCTCTATCTGGTATTTGTCCCGTTGCAGGCAGTTTTTGTTCCTTAACTTCCCAAGCATCATCAATAAAATCGAGTGAGTAGTATTTATAAGAAGCTTGAGGGTCTATTTTGAGGTAATCTACAGTATTTTGAAAGTCTTCTTGCTCTGGGAACTGTTTGAGTTGGAAATCAATCTTGGTTGGCGTAACAAGAACGTCAAAATGCCATTGATCATTGCTTTTTGGGATCTCAAACGTTATTTTTGGAGTTGAGGTTTCGTGAACTGTGGTGATAATTTGGGTTCCGCCATAGTTGATGTTTATCGGCACCAGGGTGGAGTTTCTCGTGAACTGAGCAGTAAAACCAAGCAGTGATGGGGCAGCTAATATGGGGGAGGCTGTTGAAAGAATAGCAAAAATAAGAGATAATGCTTTATAGGACGTTGTTTTTATTTTTTTCATTTGGCCCTCATTTTATGAGTTACAGAATGTCCTTATCGTCAGCAACTAGGATAACCGAAAGATTTTTTAATTTCAAATGATATGCTAATTCCCGTTTGAAAGGGTTTTATGATTCTTACACGTATTCATTCATTCCTACAGCGAATCGTTGCCTATGAACGCTCTCCGAGTAAATTGGCATTTACCTGTGCCCTTGGCATATATATTGGTATTTCGCCACTTATTGGTTTGCACACGGCAATGATCTTTTTGTTTGGATGGATGTTTGCGCTCAGTATTCCAGCACTTTTTGCTGTTTCGGTTATTATTCATAATCCTTGGACCATGGTTCCTATCTATTCCCTGGATCATTTTTTTGGGAAATGGTTATTTACGGTTCTTAATATAGACTACCTCCAATGGGACCCTGCATGGGTGGAAGCTTGTAATCTCTTTCTGAAAGAACATACGGGAATCACTGGCCTTTCTTTATCGGCCTTTTTGGTGGGAGGCAATTTGCTTGGTATAGGTATTAGTGTTATGCTGTACCCCGTTATGAAGCGGATTTTTACTCGATATTTAGTACAACCCGCCTTCGCTAAAGCTTCTGCGGGCAAGCAGCAATAAAGTGTTCGTATCCTTCGACAAGCTCAGGACGAACGGAATAAAAGAGAATATTTAAATAAGTTAAGATCAATATATTTTGGCCGTCTCGTATCTTTTTTTATGGAAATTTTTATTTAAAATAAGAGCTTGATAAAATAGTAGTACTTTTTCCCGTTCGTCCTGAGCTTGTCGAAGGATACGAACCAAAAAAAATTAAAAAATTCCAAAAACAAGCGTATGAAAATAATAGCTCAGAATAAAAAAGCATTTCATGATTACGATATTTTAGAAAAAATAGAAGCAGGCATTGTGCTGACCGGTGATGAAGTTAAATCATTACGAGCAGGCAACGTTTCGATGGTTGGTTCATTTGCTGCAATTCGTAATGGTGAAATGACGCTTGTTAATTGTCGTATTGCGCCGTATGAAAAGGCGTATCAAAAAGATGAAGACGCAGCCGTGCGTACGCGCGTGCTCTTGCTCCACAAACGTCAGACTTTAAAATTACTTGGTGAAATTGCCCAAAAGGGTGTAACTGTTGTACCGTTACGTTTTTATTTTAATGAGAAAAGTAAAATAAAAGTGGAATTGGGCATTGCAAAGCATAAAAAAGCACCGAGTAAGAAAAAAGAGCTCAAAGAGCGCGATATTAATAGAGAAACGTCTCGGGCTATGAAGGAAAGCCGCTCTTGATGGGACCATTTGTAATTATTTTC is part of the Candidatus Babeliales bacterium genome and harbors:
- a CDS encoding DUF2062 domain-containing protein codes for the protein MILTRIHSFLQRIVAYERSPSKLAFTCALGIYIGISPLIGLHTAMIFLFGWMFALSIPALFAVSVIIHNPWTMVPIYSLDHFFGKWLFTVLNIDYLQWDPAWVEACNLFLKEHTGITGLSLSAFLVGGNLLGIGISVMLYPVMKRIFTRYLVQPAFAKASAGKQQ
- the smpB gene encoding SsrA-binding protein SmpB encodes the protein MSKDTNQKKLKNSKNKRMKIIAQNKKAFHDYDILEKIEAGIVLTGDEVKSLRAGNVSMVGSFAAIRNGEMTLVNCRIAPYEKAYQKDEDAAVRTRVLLLHKRQTLKLLGEIAQKGVTVVPLRFYFNEKSKIKVELGIAKHKKAPSKKKELKERDINRETSRAMKESRS